One genomic segment of Roseovarius carneus includes these proteins:
- a CDS encoding RNA polymerase sigma factor, with protein MPCPSLPTHAPLTEAFCDLSGDLMRLARRLARSEAEAQDLVQEVLLRLWRRRAEVAEVDDLRAYARTSLRNLYRQGLRRLPMEALEDCASPAVDPAVFGALALRDVAGAIERLPADQARLIRLVASGETSPAVLSALTGVPKGTVMSRLARARAALRGDMGIAPDAPVSSLI; from the coding sequence ATGCCCTGCCCCAGCCTCCCGACCCACGCCCCTCTCACCGAGGCGTTTTGCGATCTGAGCGGTGATCTGATGCGGCTGGCCCGGCGGCTTGCGCGCAGCGAGGCTGAGGCGCAGGACCTCGTGCAGGAGGTCCTCTTGCGCCTCTGGCGGCGGCGCGCGGAGGTGGCGGAGGTGGACGATCTGCGCGCCTATGCCCGCACCAGCCTGCGCAACCTCTATCGCCAAGGGCTGCGCCGGTTGCCGATGGAGGCCTTGGAGGACTGCGCCAGCCCCGCCGTGGACCCCGCCGTTTTTGGCGCGCTGGCCCTGCGTGATGTGGCCGGGGCAATTGAACGCCTGCCCGCAGATCAGGCCCGGCTTATCCGTCTGGTGGCGTCGGGCGAGACAAGCCCTGCCGTGCTCTCGGCGCTTACGGGTGTGCCCAAAGGCACGGTCATGTCGCGGCTGGCGCGTGCGCGCGCCGCGTTGCGCGGGGATATGGGGATCGCCCCCGATGCGCCGGTCAGCAGCCTGATCTGA
- a CDS encoding ABC transporter permease: MSAPEISLTDSAAPRSLTPGTWAAIVVLATGALCMLLGPSMPWLVQYPGAWTIPATEWIGTGLGGFLELIKPVMRVFSATLGYPMDWANVFFSWLPWPVFIAAVTALGWFVGGWSLAILSLSGLGFVLISGYWVESMNTLSLVAVSVPLALALGGAIGLLANEVPRVKSAIQTVMDVMQTVPTFAYLTPLLLLFGFGPVVGLIASAIYAAPPMARNVMLGLERVESDIKEAAIMSGGTRAQQLFLIEIPSAKTQIMVGVNQCIMAALSMVIIAAVIGGFNDIGWEVLLTMRKAQFGPALLAGLVIVAFAIVIDRISGQMAQERQRYDLRVAVAIFGIGILVALVLYSSLPSPSEFALLTPTAQWLDEGLSTFTRENGLALDGFKNTVMFYGLLPIKIGLDGAVLPFTWGFQWTGAMSLWFLGAAAALGALVALSGRVTLGLMLLIFAGMLETGIAQLPWPFVLIGAGAIGWVAGGVRLARFAVLMLAAVLISGLWDRALLSLYLSGAAVLTCTVVGGGIGLACALSPMLWRVMRPVCDMLQTIPLFVFLIPVMMVFQIGEFSAFLAICMYAIVPMIRYTRQGLIDTPEELIEAAISSGATTWQTLVQVRAPYAAPTILLGLNQTILYAFAMLVIAALIGTTGLGQSIFLALGQADVGLGIAAGAAMAILALVADRLVQGFAAERRKALGL, encoded by the coding sequence GTGAGCGCCCCCGAGATCAGCCTGACGGATTCGGCGGCCCCGCGCAGCCTCACCCCCGGCACATGGGCCGCGATTGTGGTGCTGGCCACGGGCGCTTTGTGCATGCTGCTGGGTCCATCCATGCCATGGCTGGTGCAATATCCCGGTGCGTGGACCATCCCCGCGACCGAATGGATCGGCACGGGTCTTGGCGGGTTTCTGGAGCTGATCAAGCCCGTGATGCGGGTCTTCTCGGCGACCCTTGGCTATCCGATGGATTGGGCCAATGTGTTTTTCTCCTGGCTGCCATGGCCGGTGTTCATCGCCGCTGTGACGGCGCTTGGCTGGTTCGTCGGGGGCTGGTCTTTGGCGATTCTGAGCCTCTCAGGCCTCGGGTTCGTTCTGATCTCCGGCTATTGGGTCGAGAGCATGAATACGCTGTCTTTGGTGGCCGTGTCCGTGCCTCTGGCGCTGGCGCTTGGGGGTGCGATCGGCCTTTTGGCCAATGAGGTGCCGCGCGTCAAATCTGCCATTCAGACGGTGATGGACGTGATGCAGACCGTGCCGACCTTCGCCTATCTCACGCCGCTTCTCTTGCTCTTTGGCTTTGGCCCCGTGGTGGGCCTTATCGCCAGCGCGATTTACGCAGCACCGCCAATGGCGCGCAATGTCATGCTGGGCCTTGAGCGGGTCGAGAGCGATATCAAGGAAGCCGCCATCATGTCCGGCGGCACCCGCGCGCAGCAGCTTTTTCTGATCGAGATCCCTTCGGCCAAGACCCAGATCATGGTCGGTGTGAACCAATGTATCATGGCGGCCCTCAGCATGGTCATCATCGCCGCCGTGATCGGCGGGTTCAACGATATCGGCTGGGAAGTCCTTTTGACCATGCGCAAGGCGCAGTTTGGGCCGGCGCTTCTGGCGGGGCTCGTGATAGTGGCATTTGCCATCGTGATTGACCGGATCAGCGGCCAGATGGCGCAGGAGCGGCAACGCTATGACCTGCGCGTGGCGGTTGCGATCTTCGGGATCGGCATCCTTGTGGCCTTGGTTCTTTACTCAAGCCTGCCATCCCCGTCGGAATTCGCCCTGCTGACCCCCACGGCCCAATGGCTGGACGAAGGCCTCAGCACGTTCACCCGTGAAAACGGCTTGGCGCTGGACGGGTTCAAGAACACGGTGATGTTCTATGGCCTCTTGCCCATCAAGATTGGGCTGGATGGGGCCGTGCTGCCCTTCACGTGGGGTTTTCAGTGGACCGGGGCAATGTCGCTGTGGTTTCTCGGGGCGGCAGCCGCCCTCGGCGCTTTGGTCGCACTCAGCGGGCGGGTGACGCTCGGCCTGATGCTGTTGATCTTTGCGGGCATGCTGGAGACGGGCATTGCGCAATTGCCGTGGCCTTTCGTGCTGATCGGCGCAGGCGCAATTGGTTGGGTCGCGGGCGGTGTGCGCTTGGCGCGGTTTGCAGTTTTGATGCTGGCGGCTGTGCTGATCTCGGGGCTGTGGGACAGGGCGCTTTTATCGCTCTACCTGTCTGGTGCCGCGGTGCTGACATGCACGGTCGTGGGCGGCGGTATTGGCCTTGCCTGCGCGCTCAGCCCAATGCTCTGGCGCGTCATGCGCCCGGTCTGTGACATGCTCCAGACAATCCCGCTCTTCGTCTTTCTCATCCCTGTTATGATGGTCTTCCAAATCGGTGAGTTCTCGGCCTTTCTGGCCATCTGCATGTACGCAATCGTCCCGATGATCCGCTACACGCGCCAAGGCCTCATCGACACACCGGAGGAGCTGATTGAGGCCGCAATCTCGTCAGGGGCCACCACATGGCAAACCCTCGTGCAGGTCCGCGCGCCTTATGCCGCGCCCACGATCCTTTTGGGTCTGAACCAAACGATCCTTTACGCGTTTGCGATGCTGGTCATTGCGGCCCTCATCGGCACCACCGGGCTGGGGCAATCTATTTTCCTGGCGCTGGGGCAGGCGGATGTGGGGCTTGGGATCGCGGCGGGGGCGGCGATGGCCATTCTCGCGCTGGTGGCGGACCGTCTGGTGCAGGGCTTCGCGGCAGAGCGGCGCAAGGCCCTCGGTCTCTAG
- a CDS encoding quaternary amine ABC transporter ATP-binding protein, which produces MTQPTDENAPAISCRGVWQVFGSNAKPALNKALAEGGGVAETLRAQGLVPAVQDASFDVARGELFVIMGLSGSGKSTIVRCISRLIEATGGQIDIDGEDILNAPKSRMTELRRRKLGMVFQHFGLFPHMSVAENVAFPLKMQGQGKRERVERAHEVIELVGLGGREASYPRELSGGQRQRVGIARSLAVNPDIWFLDEPFSALDPLIRRQLQDEFINIQATLRKSIVFITHDIAEALKIADRIAIMRDGKIVQIGTPTEIVLRPVDDYVREFSKDVVKGRHARIKSVLRPAEGAIRAADDPGLREDMTLEDALAACISRYEPVPVWGKDGTQVGVIHPSDLAAALQVDET; this is translated from the coding sequence ATGACGCAACCAACTGACGAGAATGCCCCGGCCATTTCGTGCCGGGGCGTTTGGCAAGTCTTCGGCTCAAACGCCAAGCCTGCGCTGAACAAGGCGCTGGCCGAGGGCGGCGGCGTGGCCGAAACTCTGCGCGCGCAGGGCCTTGTGCCTGCGGTGCAGGACGCGAGCTTTGACGTGGCGCGGGGCGAATTGTTTGTGATCATGGGCCTCTCGGGCTCGGGCAAATCGACCATCGTGCGCTGTATCTCGCGCCTCATCGAGGCAACGGGTGGGCAGATCGACATTGATGGTGAGGATATCCTCAACGCGCCCAAATCCCGCATGACCGAGCTGCGCCGCCGCAAGCTGGGCATGGTATTTCAGCATTTTGGCCTTTTCCCGCATATGAGCGTGGCCGAGAACGTGGCCTTTCCGTTGAAGATGCAGGGGCAGGGCAAGCGCGAACGGGTGGAGCGCGCGCATGAGGTGATCGAGCTTGTGGGCCTTGGTGGGCGCGAGGCGTCCTACCCCCGCGAGCTGTCGGGCGGGCAGCGGCAGCGCGTAGGGATCGCCCGCAGCCTCGCTGTGAACCCCGATATCTGGTTTCTGGACGAGCCGTTCTCGGCGCTTGACCCGCTCATCCGGCGCCAGCTTCAGGATGAGTTCATCAATATTCAGGCCACATTGCGCAAATCCATCGTGTTCATCACCCACGACATTGCCGAGGCGCTCAAGATCGCGGACCGGATTGCCATCATGCGCGATGGCAAGATCGTCCAGATCGGCACGCCAACCGAGATCGTGCTGCGCCCGGTCGATGATTATGTGCGCGAATTTTCCAAGGATGTGGTCAAGGGCCGTCATGCGCGGATCAAATCCGTCCTGCGCCCCGCCGAAGGCGCCATACGCGCCGCCGATGATCCGGGCCTGCGCGAGGATATGACCCTTGAGGATGCGCTTGCCGCGTGTATTTCGCGCTATGAGCCTGTGCCAGTCTGGGGCAAAGATGGCACCCAAGTGGGGGTCATCCACCCCTCTGATCTCGCCGCCGCCCTTCAGGTGGACGAGACGTGA
- a CDS encoding ABC transporter substrate-binding protein, giving the protein MKNLSFGLAFALTASTALASDMGAVDEPIRLAMNEWTGQNVTTHVAGAMLEEAGYTVEYVTAGYMNMYQAMADGELHAALEIWSSNVSDDYAKKIEEGTVTEIGDLGLAATEGLAYPAHVEELCPGLPAWEALKECAVQFATAETIPAGRLVDYPADWGTPGADRLTGFDLPFKAVPAGSEGALIAELRASAEKKSPLLITFWQPHWAMSAYDVRFVDVPVGEAACFEDASWGPNPDAINDCGFAPTRVFKATWSGFADKWPAAAEILTGFQMDVADQQPLMGQIDVDGASVEEAVGAWMEANEGKWKPVVDAAVN; this is encoded by the coding sequence ATGAAAAATTTGAGCTTTGGCCTTGCCTTTGCCCTCACCGCCAGCACGGCGCTTGCGTCGGATATGGGCGCTGTGGACGAGCCGATCCGCCTCGCAATGAACGAATGGACCGGCCAGAACGTGACCACACATGTTGCAGGCGCAATGCTGGAGGAGGCGGGCTACACGGTCGAATACGTGACGGCAGGCTACATGAACATGTATCAGGCCATGGCCGATGGTGAGCTGCACGCGGCGCTTGAGATATGGTCGTCCAACGTGTCGGATGATTACGCCAAGAAGATCGAGGAAGGCACCGTGACCGAAATCGGTGATCTGGGCCTCGCCGCGACCGAAGGGCTGGCCTATCCCGCCCATGTCGAGGAGCTTTGCCCCGGCCTGCCCGCGTGGGAAGCGCTGAAGGAGTGCGCCGTGCAATTCGCCACAGCCGAGACCATCCCAGCGGGCCGTCTTGTGGATTACCCCGCTGACTGGGGCACACCCGGTGCGGACCGTCTCACGGGTTTTGATCTGCCGTTCAAGGCTGTGCCTGCGGGCTCCGAGGGCGCTCTGATTGCCGAGCTGCGCGCATCGGCGGAGAAGAAATCCCCACTGCTGATCACCTTCTGGCAGCCCCATTGGGCCATGTCCGCCTATGATGTGCGCTTTGTCGATGTGCCGGTGGGCGAGGCTGCGTGCTTTGAGGATGCAAGCTGGGGTCCGAACCCAGATGCGATCAATGATTGTGGCTTTGCACCCACGCGCGTGTTTAAGGCGACATGGTCCGGCTTTGCGGATAAATGGCCAGCCGCGGCCGAGATCCTGACCGGGTTCCAGATGGACGTGGCAGATCAGCAGCCCTTGATGGGCCAGATCGACGTCGATGGCGCCTCGGTTGAAGAGGCTGTGGGCGCGTGGATGGAGGCCAATGAGGGCAAGTGGAAGCCCGTGGTCGACGCGGCGGTGAACTGA
- a CDS encoding GlxA family transcriptional regulator, with protein sequence MEHTSAGICKVTIFVTPHFNLAATAGFIDPFRAANYLDGASYFAWDYISERGGPVLASNGMEVRTKALSEVSAQRRDLVIVSTSWTPERHGSAGLRSALWRWARGGTTLGALDTGAFLLAQAGLLEGRRATVHYEHMDAFGEMFPRIELSEDICVFDGPRITCSGGAASMDFALHIIAGLKGNALANAAARYLFHQSVRPPGTAQNPAPLEPIGSAAPSPVRRAIALMEQHLEEPLSIADICARSGVSHRQMNRLFATHVKKTPALYYRDIRLDRARGLVTQTQMPMSQIALASGFASQVHFSRAYRARFGMPPRRDRVEGRVPFEFRAWPMHRAALARDGG encoded by the coding sequence ATGGAACACACATCCGCCGGAATATGCAAGGTAACTATCTTCGTCACCCCGCACTTCAATCTTGCGGCCACGGCGGGCTTCATTGATCCGTTCCGCGCAGCCAACTATCTGGACGGGGCCAGCTATTTTGCGTGGGACTATATTTCCGAGCGCGGCGGGCCAGTGCTTGCCTCCAACGGAATGGAGGTGCGGACCAAGGCCCTGTCGGAGGTATCCGCGCAACGGCGTGATCTTGTCATAGTCTCGACAAGCTGGACACCCGAGCGCCATGGCAGCGCGGGCTTGCGCAGTGCGCTCTGGCGGTGGGCACGGGGCGGCACAACGCTTGGTGCGCTTGATACGGGGGCGTTCCTGCTGGCGCAGGCGGGGCTTCTGGAGGGACGTCGTGCGACCGTGCATTACGAGCATATGGACGCGTTTGGTGAGATGTTTCCCCGCATCGAGTTGAGTGAGGATATCTGCGTCTTTGACGGGCCGCGCATCACCTGTTCGGGCGGGGCGGCATCGATGGATTTCGCGCTGCATATCATTGCAGGGCTGAAAGGTAATGCGCTGGCCAATGCGGCGGCGCGCTATCTTTTCCACCAATCCGTGCGCCCCCCCGGCACCGCCCAGAACCCTGCACCATTGGAGCCTATCGGCAGCGCTGCCCCCTCGCCCGTCCGCCGGGCAATAGCTCTTATGGAGCAACATCTGGAAGAGCCACTGAGCATTGCCGACATTTGCGCGCGTAGTGGCGTATCGCACCGGCAGATGAACCGCCTTTTCGCCACGCATGTGAAAAAGACACCCGCGCTTTATTACCGAGACATCCGGCTGGACCGGGCGCGCGGGCTGGTCACCCAGACCCAGATGCCGATGAGCCAGATCGCGCTGGCCTCCGGCTTTGCCAGTCAGGTGCATTTCAGCCGCGCCTATCGCGCGCGGTTTGGGATGCCGCCCCGGCGCGACCGGGTTGAGGGGCGCGTCCCGTTTGAGTTTCGCGCATGGCCCATGCACCGCGCAGCCCTCGCGCGAGATGGCGGGTAA
- a CDS encoding aromatic ring-hydroxylating oxygenase subunit alpha: MTQPALPNDFDTIRTGYDENASRSLSLRADAYTQDKWWDADLRAVLARTWQWVCHVEKLRAPGSYVALQVAGQPIAVVRDREGVLRAFYNVCKHRAHELLSGEGVTSRIMCPYHAWVYKLDGQLVRAPETDHLEDFTPSDICLDAVQVEEFCGFIYVNLDPEASGLAAQSGDLETEIRHWAPDIDSLTFGRRLSYDIKSNWKNVIDNFLECYHCPTAHKDFCDLVDMDTYKVTTHGIYSSHMAEAGNGTNSAYDVSNATVRTHAVWWLWPTTCIMRYPGRSSIIILNVIPMGPDRTLETYDFFLETPEPDAMEIDAMRYLDEVLQVEDIGLVESVQRGMSTPAFTQGRIVSDPGGSGKSEHAVHHFHGLVLDAYAAIAEQTA, from the coding sequence ATGACCCAGCCAGCCCTCCCAAATGACTTTGATACGATCCGCACCGGATATGATGAAAACGCCTCGCGGAGCCTCTCGCTGCGGGCCGATGCCTATACCCAAGACAAATGGTGGGACGCCGATCTGCGCGCGGTTTTGGCGCGCACGTGGCAATGGGTGTGCCATGTGGAAAAACTGCGCGCGCCGGGCAGTTATGTGGCGCTCCAAGTGGCGGGGCAGCCCATCGCCGTGGTGCGCGACCGCGAGGGTGTGCTGCGCGCCTTCTATAACGTGTGCAAGCACCGCGCCCATGAGCTTCTGAGCGGCGAGGGTGTGACGAGCCGGATTATGTGCCCCTATCACGCATGGGTCTACAAACTCGACGGGCAGCTTGTCCGCGCGCCCGAGACGGACCATCTGGAGGATTTCACCCCCTCTGATATCTGCCTCGACGCCGTGCAGGTCGAAGAGTTCTGCGGCTTTATCTACGTGAATCTCGATCCAGAAGCCTCTGGCCTTGCTGCACAATCCGGCGATCTGGAAACCGAGATCCGCCACTGGGCGCCCGATATTGACAGCCTGACTTTCGGGCGTCGGCTGAGCTATGATATCAAGTCCAACTGGAAAAACGTCATCGATAACTTTCTGGAATGCTACCACTGCCCCACTGCACATAAGGATTTCTGCGATCTGGTGGATATGGACACCTACAAGGTGACCACGCATGGCATTTATTCATCGCATATGGCCGAGGCGGGCAACGGCACCAACAGCGCCTATGATGTGTCGAACGCCACGGTGCGCACCCATGCGGTTTGGTGGCTTTGGCCCACGACCTGCATCATGCGCTATCCGGGCCGGTCGTCCATCATCATCCTCAACGTGATCCCAATGGGGCCGGACCGGACGTTGGAGACCTATGATTTCTTCCTTGAAACGCCCGAACCCGATGCGATGGAAATAGACGCGATGCGATATCTCGATGAGGTGCTTCAGGTCGAAGATATCGGCCTTGTGGAATCGGTGCAGCGCGGGATGAGCACGCCCGCCTTCACCCAAGGCCGCATCGTCAGCGATCCGGGCGGGTCGGGCAAATCCGAGCACGCGGTGCATCATTTTCATGGTCTGGTTCTGGATGCCTATGCCGCAATTGCGGAGCAGACCGCATGA
- a CDS encoding SDR family NAD(P)-dependent oxidoreductase: MRLAGKTALITGARGGIGRAIVARFLREGADVYAADLSEGGSLPSHEAEGHFVRLDVSCETDAIAAMERVGREAGKLDILVNAAGIEIEKTIEHTTLEEWNRSFAVNVTGTFLTSKYALPLLRAAAKEGTTSSVINFGSYDGFIADPGLAAYCATKGAVHALTRAMACDHGPEGIRVNAICPGYIDTPMLQSFFEGDGSGGAGQTIDQLQQAVRDVHPMRNYGTPDDIANLVTWLASDEARYAAGQLWVLDGGLSAQVQQMKL, translated from the coding sequence ATGAGATTAGCAGGCAAGACCGCCCTGATCACCGGGGCGCGCGGCGGGATTGGCCGCGCCATCGTTGCGCGGTTTTTGCGCGAAGGTGCCGATGTTTATGCCGCCGATCTGAGCGAGGGCGGCTCGCTACCCAGCCACGAGGCCGAAGGGCATTTCGTGCGCCTTGATGTGAGCTGCGAGACCGATGCGATCGCCGCGATGGAGCGTGTGGGCCGCGAGGCAGGCAAGCTTGATATCCTCGTCAACGCCGCCGGGATCGAGATCGAGAAGACCATCGAGCACACCACCCTTGAGGAATGGAACCGCAGCTTTGCGGTCAACGTCACCGGCACGTTCCTGACCAGCAAATACGCCCTGCCCTTGCTGCGGGCCGCCGCCAAAGAGGGGACCACCTCCAGCGTGATCAATTTCGGCTCCTATGACGGGTTCATAGCCGATCCCGGCCTTGCGGCCTATTGCGCGACCAAGGGTGCGGTCCACGCGCTCACCCGCGCCATGGCCTGCGATCATGGGCCCGAAGGCATCCGCGTGAACGCGATCTGCCCCGGCTATATCGACACGCCGATGCTGCAAAGCTTCTTTGAGGGCGATGGTTCGGGCGGCGCGGGGCAAACGATTGACCAGTTGCAACAGGCCGTGCGCGACGTGCACCCCATGCGCAATTACGGCACGCCCGACGATATCGCCAACCTCGTCACGTGGCTGGCCTCGGATGAGGCACGCTATGCCGCAGGCCAGCTTTGGGTGCTCGACGGGGGCCTCAGCGCGCAAGTGCAGCAGATGAAGTTGTGA
- a CDS encoding SDR family NAD(P)-dependent oxidoreductase: MILQGKTALITGGRQGIGRGIVEAFLAEGADVTTCGRGARPEGLPEAVTWHSVDVADPGDVAELADAVGWLDILVNNAGVQVEKTVMDSTDADWDLVMGVNARGVFNCCRAFIPFMPSGVILNIGSISAQHADPAMALYNASKAFVHGLTRSIAVDHGPGLRCNAICPGWINTGMLEAGFDLARNPGAARADALARHPARRFGDPRDVAAMAVWLASDAAGFATGQMFTVDGGMTAASPINPGLF, from the coding sequence ATGATATTGCAGGGAAAAACTGCGTTGATTACAGGGGGCCGCCAAGGCATCGGGCGCGGCATCGTCGAGGCATTTCTGGCCGAAGGCGCAGACGTCACGACATGTGGGCGCGGCGCACGGCCCGAGGGGCTGCCGGAGGCGGTGACATGGCACAGCGTCGATGTGGCCGATCCCGGCGATGTGGCGGAATTGGCCGACGCGGTGGGCTGGCTCGACATCCTCGTGAACAATGCGGGCGTGCAGGTGGAAAAGACGGTGATGGACAGCACCGATGCCGATTGGGACCTTGTGATGGGTGTCAATGCGCGGGGCGTGTTCAACTGTTGCCGGGCGTTTATTCCTTTCATGCCTTCAGGCGTCATACTCAACATCGGGTCCATTTCCGCACAGCATGCCGACCCGGCCATGGCGCTTTACAATGCGTCCAAGGCCTTTGTGCATGGGCTGACGCGCTCCATCGCCGTTGATCACGGACCGGGCCTACGGTGCAACGCGATCTGCCCCGGCTGGATCAATACGGGGATGTTGGAGGCGGGGTTTGATCTGGCGCGCAATCCGGGGGCCGCCCGCGCCGATGCGCTCGCCCGCCACCCCGCGCGCCGGTTCGGCGACCCTCGGGACGTGGCCGCAATGGCGGTCTGGCTGGCCTCCGATGCCGCCGGATTTGCCACGGGGCAGATGTTCACCGTCGATGGCGGCATGACGGCCGCCTCACCGATCAATCCGGGGCTGTTCTGA
- a CDS encoding 3-hydroxyacyl-CoA dehydrogenase NAD-binding domain-containing protein, with protein sequence MEVTHTAILGAGVIGASWAALFLASGRSVSVYDPSPGAEAAARAYIELAWPTLTQLGLTTRGDPGRITFHDNAKIAMESADFVQENVPEWLPVKHALFAEISPALSPHAIVASSASGLTLSQMQAGCPDPARLILGHPFNPPHLIPLVEVMGNDRTAPGVIETAEAFYTDIGKTTIRVQREVPGHVANRLQAAVWREAIHLVQTGVATVADVDRAMSAGPGLRWAAMGPTTLFSLGAGPGGMQAFCDHFRDTFNGWWDDLGQPYLDDATIKMIVEGAAEAAEGEDHAALCARRDAMIAAMQGALRDLRAAKP encoded by the coding sequence ATGGAGGTCACCCATACAGCGATCCTTGGCGCGGGCGTGATCGGCGCAAGCTGGGCTGCGCTCTTTCTCGCCTCGGGGCGCAGCGTGTCCGTCTACGACCCATCACCGGGGGCCGAGGCGGCGGCACGGGCCTATATCGAGCTCGCATGGCCCACGCTCACGCAGCTTGGCCTGACCACGCGCGGTGATCCGGGGCGGATCACATTCCACGACAACGCGAAGATTGCTATGGAAAGCGCTGATTTTGTACAAGAAAACGTGCCTGAGTGGCTACCTGTAAAACATGCACTCTTTGCCGAGATTTCTCCCGCGCTCAGCCCGCATGCGATTGTCGCAAGCTCCGCCTCCGGCCTCACGCTGAGCCAGATGCAGGCGGGCTGCCCTGATCCCGCGCGCCTTATCCTTGGCCATCCATTCAACCCGCCGCATCTCATCCCGCTGGTTGAGGTGATGGGCAACGACCGCACCGCGCCGGGCGTGATCGAGACCGCCGAAGCCTTCTACACAGATATTGGCAAGACCACGATCCGCGTGCAGCGCGAGGTTCCGGGTCATGTGGCCAACCGCCTTCAGGCCGCCGTGTGGCGCGAGGCGATCCATCTGGTGCAAACGGGTGTGGCCACGGTCGCGGATGTGGACCGCGCGATGAGCGCGGGGCCCGGCCTGAGGTGGGCGGCGATGGGGCCGACAACCTTGTTTTCCTTGGGCGCAGGGCCCGGCGGGATGCAGGCATTTTGCGATCATTTCCGGGACACGTTCAACGGATGGTGGGACGATCTGGGCCAGCCCTATCTCGATGACGCCACGATCAAGATGATCGTGGAGGGGGCTGCCGAGGCCGCAGAGGGCGAGGATCATGCCGCTTTATGCGCCCGGCGCGATGCGATGATCGCGGCGATGCAGGGCGCTTTGAGGGACTTGCGCGCGGCGAAACCGTAG
- a CDS encoding FAD binding domain-containing protein — MQYMKPQTAAEAATLLAQNAGAARVLAGGTDLLVQMKSGMIEPQMIVDIKHMAEVREIAEEDGGLRIGAGVSGQQLGEHAGAVAMWPGVVEAVELIGSTQVQGRCTMVGNMCNGSPAADSVPAMMAAGAVARIAGPNGVRDLAVEEFPLGPGKIALEVGEFVTSVFLPARPKGASDAYLRFIPRTEMDIAVANAGVNIALAADGTIKAARIAIGAVGPKVRLVEEAAAAIIGTKLEPEAEAAMVAAARAAASPISDKRGTVEFRIQVVGVLVRRAAHIAMARAKKAGENT, encoded by the coding sequence ATGCAATATATGAAACCGCAAACCGCCGCCGAGGCGGCGACGCTTCTGGCCCAAAATGCTGGAGCGGCCCGCGTTTTGGCCGGGGGGACAGACCTGCTGGTACAAATGAAATCGGGCATGATCGAGCCGCAGATGATCGTCGATATCAAGCATATGGCCGAGGTGCGCGAGATCGCCGAGGAAGATGGCGGGCTGCGCATCGGCGCGGGCGTCTCTGGTCAGCAACTGGGCGAACACGCAGGCGCTGTTGCCATGTGGCCCGGCGTTGTGGAGGCCGTTGAGCTTATCGGCTCCACCCAAGTGCAGGGACGCTGCACCATGGTCGGCAATATGTGCAACGGCTCCCCCGCCGCTGATAGCGTGCCCGCGATGATGGCCGCGGGTGCTGTGGCCCGGATCGCGGGGCCAAATGGCGTACGCGACTTGGCCGTGGAAGAGTTTCCCCTTGGCCCCGGCAAGATCGCACTGGAGGTGGGTGAGTTTGTCACCTCCGTGTTCCTGCCTGCGCGTCCCAAAGGCGCGTCGGACGCGTATCTGCGTTTCATTCCGCGCACCGAAATGGACATCGCCGTGGCCAATGCCGGGGTGAATATCGCGTTGGCCGCAGATGGCACCATCAAGGCCGCGCGCATAGCCATCGGCGCGGTTGGCCCCAAGGTGCGGCTGGTGGAAGAGGCCGCAGCGGCCATCATCGGCACCAAGCTTGAGCCGGAGGCAGAGGCCGCCATGGTCGCCGCCGCCCGCGCGGCGGCAAGCCCGATCAGCGACAAACGCGGCACGGTCGAGTTCCGCATTCAGGTGGTTGGGGTTCTCGTCAGACGCGCGGCGCATATCGCCATGGCACGTGCCAAAAAAGCCGGAGAAAACACATGA
- a CDS encoding (2Fe-2S)-binding protein: protein MKNIHVSTKVNGDEMEFICPPDETLLDALRGRMGLSGAKEGCGTGDCGACTVVMDGRVVASCLVLGAEADGAEITTVEGMSTGDTLHPLQQSFIDNAALQCGICTPGILVAAQNLLERNPDPSETEIRYWLAGNLCRCTGYDKIIKAVQIAAAEMRGA, encoded by the coding sequence ATGAAAAACATACATGTATCGACCAAAGTGAATGGCGATGAGATGGAATTCATCTGCCCGCCCGACGAGACGCTGCTGGACGCGCTGCGCGGCCGGATGGGCCTGAGCGGCGCCAAGGAAGGCTGCGGCACCGGCGATTGCGGGGCGTGCACCGTTGTGATGGACGGGCGCGTCGTCGCCTCCTGCCTCGTGCTGGGGGCCGAGGCTGACGGGGCCGAGATCACCACAGTCGAGGGCATGAGCACCGGCGACACGCTGCATCCGCTGCAACAAAGCTTCATCGACAATGCCGCCCTGCAATGCGGCATTTGCACCCCCGGTATCCTCGTGGCGGCGCAGAACCTTCTGGAGCGCAACCCCGACCCGAGCGAGACCGAGATCCGCTATTGGCTCGCGGGTAATCTGTGCCGCTGCACGGGCTATGACAAAATCATCAAGGCTGTGCAGATCGCAGCCGCAGAAATGAGAGGGGCATGA